DNA sequence from the Lysinibacillus sp. OF-1 genome:
GGAATTTACAGAACCAATAAGGGCACTGAACCTCCCATGTTTACACGAATACCGGAATGTCTTTGATGAGATATTCATACCCGTTACACAGATGCTTCCACGAAACCCATTATACTCCTCCAAAAGGTATGTTGCACTCTTTAGAAGAAATATATACCGGGCACAATATGCTTTTGCAACTCTCAAAAAAATTATGTTTCGTTGTTGCTCCCGCATGCCTCCCGCGGAAGCAGTACTCTGCGCCCGGAGCCGGGTATCAGCTGCGGCTGCCCTGTAATAGAGCATCAAGATCAGCAAACACTTTGTTAATATCTTGCTGTCCATCAATGTTAGTTAACACACCTTTAGCTTGATAGAAATCAAGTAGAGGTTGTGCTTGATTCATATTTACTTCCAGACGGTTTGCAACCGTTTCAGGATTATCATCTGCACGTGTATAAAGCTCGCCGCCATCTTTATCACATTTTCCTTCCACCGTAGGAGGATTGAAAATTAAATGATATGATGTACCACAAGTTTTACAAATACGTCGACCTGAAAGACGAGCAATTAACTCATCCTTTTCAACTTGAATGTTTAATGTATGCTCAATCGCTTTACCTAGATCAGCAAGAATGCTATCCAATGCTTCAGCTTGAGGAACAGTACGTGGGAATCCATCTAATAAGAAGCCCTTTTCACAATCAGGTTTAGCCAGTCGCTCACGAACAATACCAATCGTTACTTCATCAGGTACTAGTGCACCTTGATCCATAAACGATTTCGCTTGTAAGCCTAGTTCAGTACCTTCTTTAATTGCAGCACGGAACATATCGCCTGTAGAAATATGAGGAATCGCGTACTTCTCAACAATTTTATCTGCCTGAGTACCTTTACCAGCACCTGGCAGACCCATTAAAACGATATTCATTAGGAAATATTCCTCCCACAAAAGGTTTGCTGATTTAAGGAAACGATGGAACGTTCCCTAAAAACCAACATTATTTCATAAAGCCTTTGTAGTGACGTTTAACAAGTTGAGATTCTAGCTGCTTCATCGTTTCCAGCGCTACACCGACTACGATAATAATACTAGTACCACCGATCTGCACTGAGGCAGGTAAATTCATAAAATTAATGAATAAAATCGGCATTACAGCAATAACAGTTAAGAATATCGCACCAACAAAAGTTAGACGATATAACACGCTTGTTAAATACGTTTGAGTGTTTTCACCAGGACGAATACCTGGAATGTAAGCACCTTGTTTTTTCAAGTTGTCTGCCACATTTTCTGGATTCACTTGAACGAATGCATAGAAATATGTGAACGCGACGATCAAAATAATATAAATTGTCATACCGATAGGCTGCGTATACTGCAGATTTTTCGTAATCCAATTTGTAACACTATTTTCACCAAAGAACACAGCAAGCGTTTGAGGTGTTACAAGAAACGCTACTGAAAAGATTACCGGAATAACCCCTGCAGCATTTACTTTTAACGGTAGATGCGTTTGTTGACCACCAGTTTGCTGACTACGTCCAGTAACTCGTTTCGCATATTGAATTGGAATTTTACGAAGTGCTTGTTGCACGTATATAACCCCAACTACAACTGCTAATAAAATTAATACAAGCAATGCAAGGACAATGATGTTGATAAATAATTTATCTCCAGCACCCTCGATTTGCTGTGCAAAAATTTGGTTGATCCCTGTAGGCAATGCTGCAACGATACCTGCGAAAATGACAACAGAAATACCATTACCAACACCGTGAGCAGTAATTTGCTCAGCAAGCCATACTAGGAATGCTGTTCCCGCTGTCAATACTATAGCAATTGTAACATAAGTTAGAACGCCCTCTTCTTTAATCAAAGATCCACCATACATTCTATTAAAACCGAATGACATTGCGAATGATTGGATAAAAGCAAGAATAATAGTAAAGTAGCGAGTAAATTGTGCAAGTTTACGTCTTCCGACTTCACCTTGCTTTGCCCACTCAGCAAATTTCGGTACTACGTCCATTTGCAATAACTGAACAATGATTGAGGCTGTGATGTAAGGCATAATTCCCATCGCGAAGATGGAGAAGTTCTTTAAAGCACCACCGCCAAAAGTATTCAGGAAACCAACGAGGTTAAACTCATCAGTTGCCTTTAATACATCAGCGTCAACGTTTGGTACTGGAATGAAAGTTCCAATACGAAAAACGATTAACATTAAAAGTGTGAAAATGATTTTATTTCTTATATCTCGAACACGCATAAAGTTAGAGATTGTCTGAAACATTAAATCACCTCAGTAGTTCCGCCGGCATTCTCGATTGCTTCTTTCGCTGAAGCTGAGAATTTATGAGCTTTAACAGTAAGCTTTTTATTAAGAGCTCCGTTGCCAAGAACTTTAATTCCAGCTTTCTCGTTGCTCACTATACCAGTTTCAAGTAATAATGCAGCAGTAACTTCTGCACCGTCTTCGAAACGGTTTAAAGCATCAAGGTTAACAATCGCGTATTCTTTACGATTAATGTTCGTAAATCCACGTTTTGGTAAACGACGGAATAATGGGTTTTGACCGCCCTCAAATCCTGGGCGTACACCGCCACCAGAACGAGCGTTTTGACCTTTATGACCTTTACCTGCTGTTTTACCGTTACCAGAACCGATACCACGACCAACGCGATTGCGTTGCTTACGAGAACCTTCTGCTGGTTTTAACTCATGCAGTTTCATAGTGGGTGGCACCTCCTTGTTCAATTATTGAAAATTAAATTTCTTTTACAGTAACTAAGTGTGCTACTTTATCAAGCATACCGCGAGTAGCTGCATTATCAGCTTTCTCTACAGTTTGGTGTAATTTACGTAAACCTAAAGCTTCAACAGTTTTGCGTTGTGCAGGTTTAGTACCAATCACAGATTTAGTAAGGGTGATTTCTAATTTGTTAGCCATTATCTTTCCCCCCTTATCCTAATATTTCTTCCACTGATTTACCACGTAATTTAGCTACGTCCTCTACGCGTTTTAATTCAGTTAAACCTTGAACAGTTGCACGCACCATGTTGATTGGTGTGTTAGATCCAAGAGATTTTGAAAGAATATCAGTAATACCAGCAAGTTCTAGTACAGCACGTACTGGACCACCAGCGATAACTCCTGTACCAGGAGCAGCAGGTTTAATTAAGATTTCTCCTGCACCGAAGCGACCAAGCACTAAGTGTGGAGTTGTTCCACCAACACGTGGCACTTCTACTAAGTTTTTCTTCGCATCTTCAACAGCTTTACGGATAGCATCTGGAACCTCTTGAGCTTTACCAGTACCGAAACCTACATGACCGTTTCTATCGCCAACAACAACTAGTGCTGTGAAGCGGAAGCGACGTCCACCTTTAACAACTTTAGCAACACGGTTAATAGTAACTACGCGTTCTTCAAGTTCTCCAAGTTTGTTTGCGTCAATTCGACTCATGAAATGTGTCCCTCCTTCTTATTAAAATTCTAAACCATTCTCACGTGCAGCTTCAGCTAAAGCTTTCACGCGTCCATGATATAAGTAACCACCACGGTCAAAAACTACAGCAGTAATATTTTTTTCCGCAGCGCGTTTCGCGATTGTTTCACCGATTTTTGATGCAGTTGCAACATTGCTACCAGTGCCTTCAAAATCTTTTTCTTGAGAAGATGCGCTAACAATTGTTACGCCTGCTACGTCATCGATAAGTTGAGCGTAGATGTTCTTGTTAGAACGGAATACATTTAAGCGTGGACGCTCAGCAGTACCCGAAATTTTAGAACGAACTCGCGCATGACGTTTTTTACGAACTTGATTTTTATCCTGTTTCGTAATCACAAGGGTCACTCCTTTCTAATGCTTAGGCAGCATTATTTACCTGTTTTACCTTCTTTACGACGAACGTATTCGCCTTCGTAACGGATACCTTTACCTTTATATGGCTCTGGTGGACGAACGTCACGGATGTTAGATGCAAGAGCACCAACGCGCTCTTTGCTAATACCTTTAATGATGATTTTAGTGTTAGAAGGAACTTCAATTTCAAGACCATCTTCAGGTGTGAACTCTACTGGATGAGAGTAACCTACGTTAAGTACAAGTTTTTTGCCTTGTAATTGCGCACGGTAACCAACACCGATAAGTTCTAAAGCTTTTTCGAAACCTGCAGAAACACCAGTAACCATGTTCGCTAGAAGCGCACGAGTAGTACCGTGGTTTGTGCGGTGTTCTTTTGATTCAGAAGGACGTGATACAGAGATTACGTTACCCTCTTGCTCAATTTTCATATCTTGGTGGAAAGAACGAACAAGTTCGCCTTTAGGACCTTTAACAGTAACAGTGTTGTCAGCTGCAACAGTAACAGTTACGTTAGCTGGTACCTCGATAATTTTTTTACCTACACGAGACATTTAGTTGCACCTCCATTCATTTATTGCTAATTACCAAACGTATGCTAGAACTTCGCCGCCAACTTGTTTAGCGCGAGCTTCTTTATCTGTTAATAAACCTTGTGAAGTTGACACTAAAGCGATACCAAGACCGTTCAGTACTTTAGGCACTTCATTTGTTTTAGCATATACACGTAGACCAGGTTTAGAAATACGTTTTAAGCCAGTGATAACACGCTCGTTATCTTTACCGTATTTTAAGAAGATACGGATAATACCTTGCTTGTTGTCTTCCACGTATTCTACGTCACGTACGAAACCTTCACGCTTTAAAATTTCAGCGATTTCTTTTTTCACGTTGGAAGCTGGTACTTCTAACTTCTCGTGACGAACCATGTTCGCATTACGAATGCGAGTAAGCATATCTGCAATCGGATCAGTCATTGTCATTACATTTACCTCCTTCCCAAATTAGGGGATTACCAGCTGGCTTTTTTCACGCCAGGAATTTGTCCCTTATATGCAAGTTCTCGGAAACAAATACGGCAAAGTTTGAATTTGCGATATACAGAGTGTGGACGGCCACAGCGTTCACAACGTGTATATTCTTGCACTTTAAACTTTTGCTTACGTTGTTGTTTAACGATCATAGATTTTTTAGCCACGTTTTCGCCCTCCTTGTTTAAATTACTTTTGGAACGGCATACCGAATTGTGTCAATAACTCGCGAGCTTCTTCGTCAGAGTTCGCTGTCGTTACGATCACGATGTCCATACCGCGTACTTTTGAAACTTTATCGTAATCGATTTCTGGGAAAATTAGTTGCTCTTTAACACCTAGAGTGTAGTTACCGCGACCATCGAATGCTTTTTTAGAAACACCACGGAAGTCACGTACACGAGGAAGTGAGATTGAGATTAATTTGTCCAAGAATTCATACATACGCTCACCGCGTAATGTAACTTTAGCACCGATTGGCATACCTTCACGTAAACGGAAACCTGCGATCGATTTTTTCGCTTTAGTTACAACTGGTTTTTGACCAGTGATAATTGTTAATTCTTCTACAGCTGCATCTAATGCTTTAGAGTTTTGAACAGCATCACCAACACCCATGTTGATAACGATTTTGTCAACTTTCGGCAACTGCATAACTGATTTATATCCAAACTTGCTCATAAGAGCAGGAGAAACTTCATTTAAATATTTTTCTTTTAGGCGGCTCATGTGTGTACCTCCCTTCTTTTATTTACTAGTTAGTCGATTACTGCACCTGATTTTTTTGCAACACGAACTTTTTTACCGTTTTCGATTTTATAACCTACACGAGTCGGCTCGCCAGATTTAGGATCGATTAGCATTACGTTCGAAACGTGAATTGCAGCCTCTTGGCTTACAATCCCACCTTGTGGATTCAATTGGTTAGGTTTAACGTGCTTTTTCACGATATTAACGCCTTCAACAAGAACGCGGTCTTGTTTAGGGAAAGCAGCTAGGATTACTCCTTCTTTGCCTTTGTCCTTACCAGTGATAACCTTAACCTTGTCACCTTTTTTTACATGCATGCTGTCGCACCTCCTTGATTGGCACTATCATGAAATTAAAGAACTTCTGGAGCTAGAGAAACGATTTTCATGAAGTTGCTGTCACGTAATTCACGTGCAACAGGTCCGAAAATACGAGTTCCGCGTGGTGATTTATCATCACGAATAATTACACAAGCATTTTCATCAAATTTGATGTACGTACCGTCTTTACGACGTACGCCTGATTTAGTACGAACGATAACAGCTTTAACAACGTCACCCTTCTTGACAACGCCACCTGGTGTTGCTTTCTTAACTGTACAAACAACGATATCACCGATGTTAGCAGTTTTACGGCCAGAGCCACCAAGCACTTTAATTGTAAGAACTTCACGTGCACCTGAGTTGTCAGCAACTTTCATACGACTTTCTTGTTGGATCACTTAGGTTACCTCCCTTCGGAAATGGTTGTTCCGAAATAGTTATTAAATAATAACCGCTTTTTCTACAACTTCAACTAGACGGAAACGTTTAGTAGCTGATAGCGGGCGAGTCTCCATGATACGTACGATATCACCGATTTTCGCTTGGTTTTGCTCATCATGAGCTTTAAACTTTTTAGAGTATTTTACACGTTTACCGTAAAGCTTGTGCTTTTTGTGAGTTTCAACTAAAACAGTAACAGTTTTGTCCATTTTATCTGAAACAACGCGGCCCGTGTAAACTTTGCGTTGATTACGCTCAGTCATACTTGAAAACCTCCTTTATCAGTTATTTGCACTGATTTCTCTTTCACGAATAACAGTTTTCATACGCGCGATTGCTTTACGCACTTCACGAATACGAGCTGTGTTTTCTAATTGACCAGTCGCCAATTGGAAGCGAAGGTTGAAAAGCTCTTCTTTCAGTGATTTCACTTTTAATTCAATTTCAGAAGTGGCAAGGTCACGGATTTCATTAGCTTTCATTAGATTCACCACCAGTTTCTTGACGTTTTACGATCTTACATTTAACAGGAAGCTTATGTGATGCTAAACGAAGTGCTTCACGTGCAATCTCTTCAGATACACCAGCAATTTCGAACATAATTTTTCCTGGTTTTACTACTGCTACCCAACCTTCAGGAGAACCTTTACCAGAACCCATGCGGACTTCTAGAGGTTTTTTAGTGTAAGGTTTGTGTGGGAAGATTTTAATCCAAACTTTACCGCCACGTTTCATGTAACGAGTCATCGCGATACGTGCAGATTCGATTTGACGGTTAGTAATCCAGCTAGCAGTTTGAGCTTGTAAGCCCCACTCGCCGAATGATACTTCTTTGCCGCCTTTCGCTTCGCCACGCATGTTGCCGCGGTGTTCACGACGGTATTTTACGCGTTTAGGCAATAACATATTATTTGCCTCCTTCCACAGATTTCTTCGTAGGAAGAACTTCACCACGGTAGATCCATACTTTAACGCCTAATTTACCGTAAGTAGTGTCAGCTTCTGCGTGTGCATAGTCAATGTCAGCACGTAGAGTATGAAGTGGAACAGTTCCTTCACTATAGTGTTCAGCACGCGCGATATCAGCGCCACCTAAACGACCAGATACTTGTGTTTTAATTCCTTTTGCACCAGCACGGATTGTGCGTTGGATCGCTTGCTTTTGCGCACGACGGAATGATACACGGTTTTCTAATTGACGAGCGATGTTTTCAGCTACTAGACGAGCGTCAAGATCTGCACGTTTAATTTCAATGATGTTGATGTGTACGCGTTTACCAGTTAACTCGCTAAGGTATTTACGAAGGTTTTCAACTTCAGTACCACCTTTACCGATTACCATACCTGGTTTCGCAGTGTGAATTGTAATGTTTACACGGTTTGCAGCACGTTCGATTTCTACTTTAGAAACAGAAGCGTCTTTAAGAGCCGTTTCAATATATTTACGCACTTTGATGTCTTCGTGAAGTAGAGTTGCATAGTCTTTTTCAGCGTACCATTTTGACTCCCAGTCACGAATAATACCAACGCGCAGTCCTATTGGATGTACTTTTTGACCCACGGATTAACCCTCCTTCTTCTCAGATACCACTAGAGTGATGTGGCTTGTGCGTTTGTTAATTGCGCTTGCACGTCCTTGCGCACGTGGACGGAAACGTTTTAAAGTTGGACCTTCATCAACGAACACTTCAGAAACTACTAAAGAGTTGATGTCAAGATCGTAGTTGTGCTCAGCATTAGCAACTGCAGATTTTAATACTTTCTCAACGACTGGAGACGCCGCTTTTGGAGTATGACGTAAAATTGCAACTGCTTCACCAACTTGCTTACCTCGGATTAAGTCTACAACTAGACGTACTTTACGAGGAGCAATACGTACTGTGCGAGCGATAGCTTTAGCTTGTGTCATTAGGATTTACCTCCTCTCAAAATTAGCGTCTTGTTTTCTTGTCGTCTGCACCGTGACCTTTGTAAGTACGTGTCGGTGCGAACTCACCAAGTTTATGGCCTACCATATCTTCTGTTACGTATACAGGAACATGTTTACGTCCATCATATACAGCAATCGTTAAACCGATGAAGTTCGGGAAGATTGTAGAACGGCGTGACCAAGTTTTGATAACTTGTTTTTTCTCAGAAGCCTCTTGTACTTCCACTTTTTTCATTAAGTGGTCATCAACAAAAGGTCCTTTTTTCAAGCTGCGACCCATGTAGGAACCTCCCTCCGTGATTCCACCACGGCTCTCACATAGAACCGTAGTTTAACCACTTTATTTTTTACGACTACGGATGATAAATTTATCCGATTTGTTTTTCTTCTTACGAGTTTTGTAACCAAGTGCTGGTTTACCCCAAGGAGTCATTGGTGATTTACGTCCGATTGGAGAACGTCCTTCACCACCACCGTGTGGGTGATCGTTAGGGTTCATTACAGAACCACGAACTTCTGGGCGTTTACCTAACCAACGGCTACGACCTGCTTTACCGATGTGTACAAGTTCGTGTTGTTCGTTACCAACTTGACCGATTGTAGCGCGGCAAGTAGCTAACACTAAACGTACTTCACCAGATTGAAGACGAACGATTACGTACTTATCTTCACGACCAAGTACTTGAGCAGAAGTACCAGCAGAACGTACTAATTGTCCACCTTTTCCAGGTTTTAACTCGATGTTATGGATTGTAGTACCCATTGGAATGTTTGCTAATGGTAATGCATTACCTACTTTAATATCAGCATCTGGACCAGAAACGATTGTTTGACCAACCTCTAGACCTTTTGGTGCTAAGATGTAAGCTTTTGCTCCATCAGCGTAGTTGATTAATGCGATATTCGCAGAACGGTTTGGATCATATTCAATAGTAGCAACTTTTGCCGGAATGCCATCTTTAACACGTTTGAAATCGATAACACGGTATTGCTTCTTATGACCACCACCATGATGACGAACAGTGATTTTACCTTGGTTGTTACGACCAGCTTTGCGTTTAGTTGGTTCAAGCAATGATTTCTCAGGCTTGTTAGTTGTAATTTCCGCAAAGTCTAATGACGTCATGTTACGACGACCATTAGAGGTAGGTTTATACTTTTTAATCGCCATTGTGTTTTCCCTCCTTCTTGAGTGTTCAAATCATAAATCCATTAAGGATTACACTTCGAATAATTCAATTTCTTTGCTATCAGCAGTTAATTTAACAATCGCTTTACGACGTTTGTTAGTGTAACCACCGTAACGGCCAACACGCTTGAATTTACCTTTGTAGTTAAGAACGTTTACTTTCTCAACTTTTACGCCAAAGATTTCTTCTACAGCGTCTTTTACTTGAGTTTTGTTAGCGCGAGTGTCTACTTCGAAAGTATACTTTTTCTCTGCCATAAGTTCTGAAGAACGCTCAGTAATGACCGGACGTTTTAAAATATCACGTGCTTCCATTATCCAAGCACCTCCTCAACTTTTTCTACTGCAGATTTAGTGAATACAACTTTGTCGTGACCTAATAGATCAAGAACGTTGATTCCATTTGCAGTTAAAACTGTTACACCTGGGATGTTACGAGCAGATAATGCTACGTTTTCATCTAGGTCAGCAGTTACGAATAAAGATTTTTTCTCTAAAGAAAGATCTTTAAGAATTTTTGTGAATTCTTTTGTTTTTGGTGCTGCTAGAGTTAGAGCATCAAGAACTAAGAAGTTTTGTTCTACTACTTTAGCTGATAAAGCAGATTTAAGAGCTAAGCGGCGAACTTTTTTAGGTAATTTATAAGAATAGCTACGTGGAGTAGGACCGAATACGATACCACCGCCGCGCCATTGTGGAGAACGGATAGAACCTTGACGAGCACGACCAGTTCCTTTTTGACGCCATGGTTTACGACCACCACCAGCAACCTCAGAACGGTTTTTAACCTTGTGATTACCTTGACGAAGAGAAGCACGTTGAGCTACTACTGCGTCGAATAATACTGCTTCATTTGGCTCGATTCCGAAGATCGCATCGTTTAATTCGATTTCACCAACTGAAGCACCTGTTTGACTAAGTACAGATACTTTTGTCATTCCTGTTTCCTCCTTTCTTGAAGTGATTACTTAGCTTTAATTGCAGTTTTTACTGTAACTAGAGCTTTTTTAGAACCAGGAACATTACCTTTAACAAGTAGTAAGTTACGATCAGCATCAACTTTCACGATTTCTAAGTTTTGGATTGTAACTACATTGCCACCCATTTGACCAGGTAATTTCTTTTGTTTAAATACGCGGTTCGGAGCAACTGGACCCATTGAACCAGGACGACGGTGGTAACGAGAACCGTGGGCCATAGGACCACGAGATTGTCCGTGGCGTTTAATAACACCTTGGAAACCTTTACCTTTAGTAACACCTGTTACATCAATTACATCGCCTTCTGCGAAAATTTCTACTTTGACTTCTTGACCAACTTCGTATTCTCCAACGTTCACGTTGCGGAATTCACGAATGAAGCGCTTAGGAGCAGTGTTCGCTTTTGCTACGTGACCTTGTTCAGGTTTGTTAGAAAGCTTAACGCGCTTGTCTTCGAAACCAACTTGAATTGCTTCGTAGCCGTCTGTTTCAACAGTTTTCTTTTGAAGAACTACGTTTGGCGCAGCTTCGATAACTGTTACCGGGATTAAATCTCCGTTTTCAGCGAAAACTTGTGTCATACCAATTTTTCTACCTAAGATTCCTTTAGCCATTTGTCACACCTCCTGTAAGTTTTGAAAAGTTATATTATTTTTACCATTAAAGTTTGATTTCGATATCAACGCCAGATGGTAAATCAAGTTTCATTAACGCATCAACAGTTTGTGGTGTTGGGTTAACGATATCGATCAGACGTTTATGCGTACGCATCTCGAATTGTTCACGAGAATCTTTGTACTTGTGAACCGCACGAAGAATTGTGTACACAGACTTCTCAGTTGGAAGTGGAATCGGACCTGATACACTTGCACCTGAACGTTTTGCAGTTTCCACAATTTTCTCAGCAGACTGATCTAAAATACGGTGATCATACGCTTTTAAACGAATACGAATCTTTTGTTTTGCCATTATTTTCCCTCCTTCTCGCCTATTTTCTAGACATTCTCCACGAAAATTTTCCCACACACCGCCATGGCAAAGCGGCCGGGTGTGTCGGCAACCTCTCGCTTCATCGCAGTCAAAGACCAACATTCAACATTATATACAATAAAAAAAGAATAAGCAAGTCTTTTCGCTAAATTCTTTTAAATGTTGTAGATATTCTTAGTACTACTACTTCTTCGCTTTATTAAGCCGTTTATTAGTATATAAAATTTTATTACATATTGCAATAGTTAAGGTTGTCATATCAACATTTCCGTACTTTTCAAACAATTCTTTAAGAAAGTAGTTTCTATAGATAAGAAACTACTTCTTATTTTATAGAAAGAATACACATGCCATCCAACCAAACAGGATCAAAGGGATATTAATAAAAACAAATGTCGGTACACAAGTATCCCAAATATGATGATGTTGTCCATCTACATTTAAGCCTGCTGTTGGTCCTAACGTAGAATCTGAAGCTGGAGAGCCTGCATCGCCTAAAGCACCTGCTGTACCAATTAAACAAAGAATCGCTAATGGACTCAATCCCAACCCTTGTGCAAGAGGAACAAATAACGTAGCAATAATAGGTACTGTAGCAAAAGATGAACCAATACCCATCGTCACAACTAATCCAATGACTAGCATGATAAAGACAGCGAGACTTCTATTACCTTTCAGCACAGCGATTGAGCTTGTAATTAAGCTATCCACATCCCCAGTAGCATTAATAACGGCTGCGAAGCCATTGGCCGCAATCATGACAAAGCCAATAAAGGCCATCATCTTCATCCCTTCAGAGAGAATGTCATCTGCCTCTTTCCATTTAAGTGCACCTGTAAAATACATCAACATAATCCCTGTAAACGAACCGACAATCATTGAATCTGTTAATACTTGAGCACAAAGTGATGCGACTAATGCAAGAGCTGTAGAAAACATCACAAACTTACTGACGTTCACGTTTAAAGATTCCGTCTCTACTTCATTGTGCTTATAGTGTCTTGGCTTGCGGTATACAACAAAGGCGACAAGCAGCCCAATCAGCATTCCTAGCACCGGAATCGCCATTGCTACCGGTACATCACGTGAAGATACAGCCATTCCAGCCTCTGACACTTGTGTAGCAACGATATCTTGAAAAATGGCTCCGAAACCAGCTGGCACGAAACTATAAGTACCGATTAAGCCTACTGCAATTAGGACCGCAATGATACGTCGATCAACCTCCAACATATTTAATATTTTTAAAATAGGAGGAATCAATAATGGAATGAAGGCAATATGAATAGGAATAACATTTTGAGATAAAATAGACATCACGAAAATAAGGAAAAAAATTAAAACCTTCACTAAGCCTTTTCTATTACTTTCGCCATTTAAAATTTTTAACATCCCTGCAATCATCAATTTTGGTATTCCAGTTTTGGCAATAGCAATAGCAAAGCCACCAAGGAGACCATAACTCAATGCAATAGTGGCCCCTGCGCCTAACCCTTCTGTAAATGATTGTACTGTTGCCTCAATGCCCATTCCACTTGTAAGACCACCTACAAAAGCTCCTAGTACTAAGGAAAGAACGACATTGATGCGAAGCAAGCTTAATATCAACATAACGGCTACCGCCGCAATTACTGCATTCATTGTTACACTTCACTTTCATACACTAAATTACTAACATGTTAAACTTTATTATTCTGATATTTGAAAGTCAATAGTTTTCACAATTTCAATATGTTTATATAAAAAAACAGTGTAAAGGATTAATCATTACACTGTTTTTGAGTTTCTTCATATTTAATTGTTACAACGATTCACGAACAACTTTTTTATAATAGCCAACCGAAAGTATGCCAAAGATCGTATATAACGCTACGTAACAGCACATCGCAATCCACAAGGGAGCCGTTAACTCTGTACCAAATAAGAACCATCCTGACTTAACAGCAAAGTAGCTATGCAATAATCCAATAACTAATGGGACACCAAAATTAAAGGCCTGTTTCATATAAATGCCTTTCATGATGTCTTTCTCGGCAAAACCAATTTTTCTGAGTATTGTATAGGAACTTCTTTCTTCCTCTGCCTCAGACATTTGTTTAAAGTATAGAATACTACCAGTTGTCATTAGAAATGCTAATCCTAAAAATGCTGTTGTAAAAATCGTAAGACCTAATGTTTCAATATTATCTTTACGTTTTTCTTCAAAGGAAGATTGTGTATATTGCTGTGTCTTACCATCACCTT
Encoded proteins:
- a CDS encoding Na+/H+ antiporter family protein, whose protein sequence is MNAVIAAVAVMLILSLLRINVVLSLVLGAFVGGLTSGMGIEATVQSFTEGLGAGATIALSYGLLGGFAIAIAKTGIPKLMIAGMLKILNGESNRKGLVKVLIFFLIFVMSILSQNVIPIHIAFIPLLIPPILKILNMLEVDRRIIAVLIAVGLIGTYSFVPAGFGAIFQDIVATQVSEAGMAVSSRDVPVAMAIPVLGMLIGLLVAFVVYRKPRHYKHNEVETESLNVNVSKFVMFSTALALVASLCAQVLTDSMIVGSFTGIMLMYFTGALKWKEADDILSEGMKMMAFIGFVMIAANGFAAVINATGDVDSLITSSIAVLKGNRSLAVFIMLVIGLVVTMGIGSSFATVPIIATLFVPLAQGLGLSPLAILCLIGTAGALGDAGSPASDSTLGPTAGLNVDGQHHHIWDTCVPTFVFINIPLILFGWMACVFFL
- the rplC gene encoding 50S ribosomal protein L3; its protein translation is MAKGILGRKIGMTQVFAENGDLIPVTVIEAAPNVVLQKKTVETDGYEAIQVGFEDKRVKLSNKPEQGHVAKANTAPKRFIREFRNVNVGEYEVGQEVKVEIFAEGDVIDVTGVTKGKGFQGVIKRHGQSRGPMAHGSRYHRRPGSMGPVAPNRVFKQKKLPGQMGGNVVTIQNLEIVKVDADRNLLLVKGNVPGSKKALVTVKTAIKAK
- the rpsJ gene encoding 30S ribosomal protein S10; this encodes MAKQKIRIRLKAYDHRILDQSAEKIVETAKRSGASVSGPIPLPTEKSVYTILRAVHKYKDSREQFEMRTHKRLIDIVNPTPQTVDALMKLDLPSGVDIEIKL